A single region of the Lineus longissimus chromosome 14, tnLinLong1.2, whole genome shotgun sequence genome encodes:
- the LOC135498656 gene encoding uncharacterized protein LOC135498656 codes for MGNLPAERLKLLSPPFTTIGVDLFGPFLLKYGCNKSIKAWGAIFTCGTVRAVHLEIVESLSTSSFLHVLRRFVAHHGWPTTIISDNGTNFISAEKELRKLIIEGRKQIEEFAILHKVNWKFITPLSPHQGGFYESLIKQVKSGLRSVVGQQVLSWNEMSTAFAEVASLVNTRAIGYS; via the coding sequence ATGGGAAATCTTCCAGCCGAGAGACTCAAGCTCCTATCACCACCGTTCACAACCATCGGGGTTGATCTGTTTGGCCCATTTCTACTGAAGTATGGCTGTAATAAATCCATCAAGGCATGGGGAGCAATATTTACATGTGGAACTGTTCGTGCAGTTCACCTAGAGATTGTGGAGAGTTTGTCCACCTCATCGTTTCTGCACGTGCTCAGACGATTTGTTGCTCATCATGGCTGGCCCACAACGATCATTTCTGACAATGGAACAAATTTCATTAGTGCAGAGAAAGAACTGAGGAAGCTCATCATTGAAGGTCGAAAACAGATAGAGGAATTCGCCATTCTCCACAAAGTCAACTGGAAATTCATCACCCCACTGAGTCCCCATCAGGGAGGATTTTATGAGAGTTTGATAAAACAAGTGAAAAGTGGTTTGCGCAGTGTTGTAGGACAACAGGTACTCAGTTGGAATGAAATGTCAACTGCCTTTGCAGAGGTTGCAAGTTTGGTGAACACCAGAGCTATTGGATACTCCTAA